In Electrophorus electricus isolate fEleEle1 chromosome 6, fEleEle1.pri, whole genome shotgun sequence, a single genomic region encodes these proteins:
- the alg13 gene encoding putative bifunctional UDP-N-acetylglucosamine transferase and deubiquitinase ALG13 — translation MQKALKKYFVNMDEYLASICLYRKMMARDASCLFRAVSEQLYYSQNYHQKIRKDCVNFMRANRCNFEPFVEGSFEKYLERLEDPKETAGQVEIKALSLLYKRCFIIYRYPGKPATEIGEDNVAKILLCCSNNGHYDIVYPRTYPVNAAMCQSLLYELLYTCVLGVEEDDLHVALDGFRGCGRRYRASLSVCSEDAGYDTPEDRGSREEWELNCQSRSEDKSRFGVDDPKAADGLVKLTLPYKVLKALDPEVYRNVEFDVWHDGRKELQKTDYMVFAGRQYFLGDKCQVRLDPKGKYYNAFIQEVGTHPSAVTVFIEELGEKHLVSLTNLKPVNPVPAWNITPSRKGSSYSHAEQYPGELDAELRGRRRFLKKARGKEVLMTVSYGRPQPGLPPRLQPCPGNLAPMRAPGVHGHAPPPAGLAFDHYRPHPAPRPPRGYGPPRNSTRFLNRHHLIGPEMAYYPKRCYQAFDNYSFKSRRSRRQMHSMNKECQFSFVPEPGEEAPDMEGTITFYEMEEADENAFSPVPGQAVTSAIGPGAAPYWVPRGPSPIPSGKQPVTSSEEDPDERSTTGDHGEYSEEFIFSASDAGFQSPSVYAATEASANLTIQEGSSRAGSPQEGVATYSYSQQVVVKSAVISSSQPVSSAPAAIFTSSPSSSTGSSQSPPNTLQPSPMSPGQPPPLHPLGRPVLSMQFPPSSPWFVNEMGEPVAVAPPPPYSYDPNGNDLPRDCKILQYFFNLGVQTYQQSYWHSMVHMQQVSQAPVGDAQFQSYQPAAAAPSPDHTVPQVYPEPARSCPHPQGEMPSNGTTLAMEPPTAPAPGTIFYPLVQEQCSQPPLHPAYEPYVPVLSTTYHYLTPWNPGPLPHTRLHTHASYCPSSHPHVNYITTPTHPTHYVPPTM, via the exons ATGCAGAAAGCTTTGAAGAAGTATTTTgtgaacatggacgagtacctAGCCAGCATTTGTTTATACCGAAAAATGATGGCTCGAGATGCGTCCTGTCTGTTTCGAGCTGTTTCTGAGCAG ctTTACTACTCTCAGAACTACCAtcaaaaaataagaaaagacTGCGTCAACTTCATGAGGGCAAACAGATGCAACTTCGAACCT TTTGTTGAAGGGTCTTTTGAAAAGTATTTGGAGCGTTTGGAAGACCCCAAG GAAACTGCAGGGCAAGTGGAGATCAAAGCCTTGTCTCTGCTGTACAA ACGCTGCTTCATAATTTACCGGTACCCTGGGAAACCGGCGACCGAAATCGGCGAGGACAACGTGGCCAAG ATTTTGCTCTGTTGCTCGAACAATGGTCACTACGACATTGTTTATCCAAGGACCTACCCAGTGAATGCAGCAATGTGCCAGT CCCTGCTATATGAGTTGTTGTACACATGCGTTCTGGGCGTCGAAGAGGACGACCTGCACGTGGCCCTGGATGGGTTCCGTGGGTGTGGGCGACGCTACAGGGCCAGCctttctgtgtgcagtgaggatgcaggctaTGACACACCTGAGGACAGAGGGTCAAG AGAGGAATGGGAGCTGAACTGTCAGAGCCGCTCTGAGGATAAATCCAGGTTTGGAGTGGATGACCCAAAG GCTGCTGACGGCCTAGTGAAGCTCACTCTCCCCTACAAGGTGCTGAAAGCCTTGGATCCCGAGGTGTACCGCAACGTGGAGTTTGACGTGTGGCACGACGGACGCAAAG AACTCCAGAAGACTGATTATATGGTGTTTGCAGGCAGGCAATACTTCTTGGGAGACAAGTGTCAG GTGCGCCTGGACCCAAAGGGCAAGTATTACAATGCCTTCATCCAGGAAGTAGGGACTCACCCCAGTGCTGTGACTGTATTTATCGAGGAGCTGGGGGAGAA GCACTTGGTGTCCTTAACCAATCTCAAGCCAGTCAATCCTGTTCCAGCTTGGAACATCACCCCGAGCAGGAAGGGGAGCTCCTACAGCCATGCTGAACAGTACCCCGGAGAGCTAG ATGCAGAGCTACGTGGGCGACGCAGGTTCCTGAAAAAGGCTCGTGGAAAAGAGGTGCTGATGACTGTGTCATATGGCAGGCCCCAGCCTGGGCTACCCCCGCGCCTGCAGCCTTGCCCAGGGAACCTGGCCCCCATGCGTGCCCCCGGGGTGCACGGCCACGCTCCACCCCCAGCAGGCTTGGCCTTTGACCATTATCGCCCACACCCTGCCCCCCGGCCGCCACGTGGATATGGGCCGCCCAG AAACTCGACACGTTTCCTCAACAGACACCACCTCATTGGACCAGAGATGGCTTACTATCCCAAACGCTGCTACCAGGCCTTCGACAACTACTCATTCAAATCGCG CAGGAGCAGGCGTCAGATGCACTCCATGAACAAGGAGTGTCAGTTCAGCTTCGTACCTGAGCCTGGCGAAGAAGCCCCAGACATGGAGGGAACCATCACCTTCTACGAGATGGAGGAGGCGGACGAGAATGCCTTCTCCCCCGTACCA GGCCAGGCAGTGACCAGCGCCATTGGTCCAGGTGCTGCCCCCTACTGGGTGCCAAGAGGTCCCAGTCCGATCCCCTCTGGCAAACAGCCTGTGACCTCATCAGAGGAAGACCCTGATGAAAGGAGCACCACTGGAGATCATG GTGAATACTCGGAAGAGTTTATCTTTTCTGCCTCTG ATGCAGGGTTTCAGAGCCCATCTGTTTATGCTGCCACAGAGGCCAGCGCCAACCTG ACTATTCAAGAGGGAAGCTCTCGTGCTGGATCACCACAAGAGGGCGTTGCTACCTACAGTTACTCCCAACAG GTGGTGGTGAAATCAGCCGTCATCTCTTCCTCCCAGCCGGTCAGCTCTGCCCCAGCTGCCATCTTCACCTCTTCCCCTTCCTCCTCAACCGGCAGCTCCCAGAGCCCACCAAATACCCTGCAGCCTTCCCCCATGAGCCCCGGACAGCCCCCGCCCCTGCACCCACTGGGCCGGCCCG TTCTGTCCATGCAGTTTCCCCCATCTTCCCCGTGGTTTGTGAATGAGATGGGGGAGCCAGTGGCTGTCGCCCCTCCTCCGCCATACTCCTACGACCCCAACGGCAACGACCTGCCTAGAG ACTGCAAGATTCTCCAGTACTTCTTCAACTTGGGAGTGCAG acTTACCAGCAGAGCTACTGGCACTCCATGGTGCACATGCAGCAAGTATCTCAGGCTCCTGTAGGGGACGCACAGTTCCAGTCTTACCAGCCTGCAGCTGCAGCACCCAGCCCAGACCACACGGTGCCCCAGGTCTACCCCGAGCCTGCACGCTCCTGCCCCCACCCTCAGGGCGAGATGCCCAGCAACG GCACCACACTGGCTATGGAGCCCCCTACCGCGCCAGCCCCTGGCACCATCTTCTACCCCCTGGTGCAGGAGCAGTGCAGccagccacccctccaccctgcctACGAGCCTTACGTGCCTGTGCTCTCCACCACCTATCACTACCTCACTCCCTGGAACCCCGGGCctcttccacacacacgcttgcacacacatgcttcctACTGTCCCTCATCCCACCCGCATGTTAACTACATCACCACCCCAACTCACCCCACCCACTATGTACCCCCCACTATGTAA
- the LOC113590395 gene encoding short transient receptor potential channel 5-like, protein MNPMAQLYYKKASYSPYRDRIPLQVVRAEAELSAEERTYLTAVEKGDYAGVKVALEQADIYYNINVNCLDPLGRSALLIAIENENLEVMELLLSHGVYVGDALLYAIRKEVVGAVELLLCYRKPSGERQMPSLMMDTQFSEFTPDITPIMLAAHTNNYEIIKLLVQRRVTIPRPHQIRCDCVECVSSSEVDSLRHSRSRLNIYKTLASPSLIALSSEDPILTAFRLGWELKELSKVENEFRQEYEELSQQCKLFAKDLLDQARSSRELETILNHRDDHSEELDPRKCRDLAKLKLAIKYHQKEFVAQPNCQQLLATLWYDGFPGWRRRHWAVKLVTCFTIGLLFPVFSIIYLLAPKSTLGLFIKKPFIKFICHTASYLTFLFFLLLASQHIVQTDLHVQGPPPTIVEWMILPWVLGFIWAEIKEMWDGGFTEYVHDWWNLMDFAMNSLYLATISLKIVAYFKYNSSRPREEWEMWHPTLIAEALFAVANIFSSLRLISLFTANSHLGPLQISLGRMLLDILKFLFIYCLVLLAFANGLNQLYFYYETEAADEPNHCKGIRCEKQNNAFSTLFETLQSLFWSVFGLLNLYVTNVKARHEFTEFVGATMFGTYNVISLVVLLNMLIAMMNNSYQLIADHADIEWKFARTKLWMSYFDEGGTLPPPFNIVPSPKSVWYLCVWIHGRLCSQGPPEPSEQQKHENLKEFTERHADNLIQNQHYQEVIRNLVKRYVAAMIRRTKTDEGLTEENFKELKQDISSFRYEVLDLLGNRKPARRTTSSSSEATQQDDGTETGEVEEEGRTSMAKRGAKALRHSSVSFLRANRSLEGPFGVAALFRSMAGAEEAALASAASEGRPKSNGLRKSRWSPSSLARAGHRLQRFSRSKKDSMRCLGSLFHRMNGHVPEVRPRGPAERPDQQCRRQEPAYSISDGVLRPLDPWLDPQDRRTGIGTHLHALDMAGGQRDQGPAQALSQQANGRDSLVLRPPSHPSLPPLHCASSLTASNSRLLSSNDDLCQGWVGPCDSLASSYWEQEESVTTQL, encoded by the exons ATGAACCCCATGGCGCAGCTGTACTACAAGAAGGCGAGCTACTCGCCATACCGTGACCGCATCCCGCTGCAGGTGGTGCGCGCCGAGGCGGAGCTGTCAGCCGAGGAGCGCACCTACCTCACGGCCGTGGAGAAGGGCGACTACGCTGGTGTCAAGGTGGCCCTGGAGCAGGCCGACATCTACTACAACATCAACGTGAACTGCCTGGACCCTCTGGGGCGCAGTGCACTGCTCATCGCCATCGAGAACGAGAACCTGGAGGTGATGGAGCTGTTGCTGAGTCACGGCGTGTACGTGGGTGATGCACTGCTCTACGCTATCCGCAAGGAGGTGGTGGGCGCCGTTGAGCTGCTGCTCTGCTACAGGAAACCCAGCGGCGAGAGGCAG ATGCCTTCTCTGATGATGGACACGCAGTTCTCCGAGTTCACCCCCGACATCACGCCCATCATGCTGGCTGCCCATACCAACAACTATGAGATCATCAAGCTACTTGTCCAGCGCAGGGTCACCATCCCACGGCCGCACCAGATCCGCTGTGACTGCGTGGAGTGTGTCTCCAGCTCAGAGGTGGACAGCCTGCGGCACTCACGCTCCCGCCTCAACATCTACAAGACCCTGGCCAGCCCATCTCTCATTGCTCTCTCCAGCGAGGACCCCATCCTCACAGCGTTCCGGCTGGGTTGGGAGCTCAAGGAGCTCAGCAAGGTGGAGAACGAATTCCGGCAGGAGTACGAGGAGCTGTCGCAGCAGTGCAAGCTATTTGCCAAGGACCTGCTGGACCAGGCGCGCAGCTCGCGTGAGCTGGAGACCATCCTCAATCATCGTGACGATCACAGCGAGGAGCTGGACCCCCGCAAGTGCAGGGACCTGGCCAAGCTCAAGCTGGCTATTAAGTACCACCAGAAGGAG TTTGTGGCTCAGCCCAACTGCCAGCAGCTCCTAGCCACGTTGTGGTATGACGGATTTCCCGGCTGGAGACGACGACACTGGGCAGTGAAGCTGGTCACGTGTTTCACCATTGGCCTGCTGTTTCCCGTCTTCTCCATCATCTACCTGCTGGCACCGAAGAGCACACTTGGTCTCTTCATTAAGAAGCCATTCATCAAATTCATCTGTCACACTGCCTCATACCTtacctttctcttcttcttgcTACTGGCCTCTCAACACATAGTGCAAACAGACCTGCATGTACAAGGACCACCACCCACTATCGTGGAGTGGATGATCCTACCTTGGGTCCTCG GCTTCATTTGGGCTGAAATCAAAGAGATGTGGGATGGAGGCTTTACAGAATACGTCCATGACTGGTGGAACCTCATGGACTTTGCCATGAACTCCCTCTACCTCGCCACCATATCCTTAAAAATTGTGGCTTATTTTAAG TACAACAGCTCACGTCCACGTGAGGAGTGGGAGATGTGGCACCCGACGCTGATCGCCGAGGCACTGTTTGCTGTGGCCAACATCTTCAGTTCATTGCGGCTCATCTCACTGTTCACAGCCAACTCGCACCTGGGCCCTCTGCAGATCTCGCTGGGCCGTATGCTACTGGACATCCTCAAGTTCCTCTTCATCTACTGCCTGGTGCTTCTGGCCTTTGCTAATGGCCTCAACCAGCTCTATTTCTACTATGAGACGGAGGCAGCCGACGAGCCCAACCACTGCAAGGGCATCCGCTGTGAGAAGCAAAACAACGCCTTCTCCAC GTTATTCGAGACCCTCCAGTCTCTCTTCTGGTCTGTGTTCGGCCTACTCAACCTGTATGTGACCAACGTGAAAGCCCGGCATGAGTTTACCGAGTTCGTTGGTGCCACCATGTTCGGCACGTACAACGTCATCTCACTCGTGGTGCTGCTCAACATGCTCATCGCCATGATGAACAACTCCTACCAGCTCATCGCG GACCATGCTGACATTGAATGGAAATTTGCTCGCACCAAGCTCTGGATGAGCTACTTCGACGAGGGCGGGACACTGCCCCCGCCCTTCAACATCGTGCCCAGCCCCAAGTCCGTGTGGTACTTGTGCGTGTGGATCCATGGCCGCCTCTGCTCCCAGGGTCCGCCAGAACCCAGTGAGCAGCAGAAGCACGAGAACCTCAAGGAGTTCACG GAGAGACATGCTGACAACCTCATTCAGAACCAGCACTATCAG GAGGTGATCCGGAATCTAGTGAAACGCTATGTGGCAGCCATGATCCGCAGAACCAAAACAGATGAAGGGCTGACGGAAGAAAACTTCAAG GAACTCAAACAGGATATCTCCAGCTTCCGCTACGAGGTCCTGGACCTGCTGGGCAACCGTAAGCCAGCCCGGCGCACCACCTCATCCAGCAGTGAGGCCACACAGCAGGATGACGGGACGGAGACcggggaggtggaggaggagggcagGACCAGCATGGCGAAACGTGGAGCCAAGGCCCTCCGGCACAGCTCCGTCTCATTCCTCCGGGCCAATAGGAGCCTGGAGGGCCCGTTTGGTGTGGCAGCCCTGTTTCGCTCCATGGCAGGGGCCGAGGAAGCAGCACTGGCTTCAGCCGCGTCCGAGGGGCGACCCAAGAGCAACGGCCTGCGGAAGAGCAGGTGGTCGCCATCGTCGCTGGCCAGGGCTGGTCACCGGCTGCAGCGCTTCTCGCGCTCCAAGAAGGACTCGATGCGGTGCCTGGGCTCGCTCTTCCACCGTATGAATGGCCACGTACCGGAGGTGCGCCCCAGGGGTCCTGCTGAGCGGCCTGACCAGCAATGTCGGCGACAGGAGCCCGCCTACAGCATCTCGGACGGAGTCCTGCGGCCACTGGATCCCTGGCTGGACCCGCAGGACCGGAGAACAGGGATTGGCACGCACCTGCATGCATTGGACATGGCAGGGGGTCAGAGGGACCAGGGCCCCGCACAGGCTCTGTCACAGCAGGCCAATGGCAGGGACAGCCTTGTGCTCAGGCCCCCCAGCCACCCCTCACTGCCTCCCCTGCACTGTGCTTCCAGCCTGACTGCCTCCAACTCCCGTCTACTCTCTTCAAACGACGATCTCTGCCAGGGCTGGGTTGGACCCTGTGATAGCCTGGCCTCCTCCTACTGGGAACAGGAAGAGTCTGTCACAACACAGCTCTAG